In Pseudoalteromonas tetraodonis, the genomic window TGAGCTAAAGATACCTTAATTAACCCTGTAATTCTATTGCTATTGAGTTTGTTTAGTCGATTTAGCTGATTTGTTTGGGCGTTTTTTAAATGGTGGCGGTTTAGGGGCACCGGGTTTGCAGCGTTCATTAATTTTACGCCACAACTTTGTTAGTTGTTTGGTTAATTCTTCATTGGACTGTTCATCAATGCCACTTTTTACCATCAACACAATATCTATATTATCGAGAGTATGTTGGTTTAAACGAAAACTTTCGCGAGCAAGACGTTTAATACGGTTTCGTTGAC contains:
- the rnpA gene encoding ribonuclease P protein component; the protein is MEDFSFGRELRLLTPSHYSRIFNEPARAATPFFTLLAKPSDQSKPRLGLTVAKKRVKKACQRNRIKRLARESFRLNQHTLDNIDIVLMVKSGIDEQSNEELTKQLTKLWRKINERCKPGAPKPPPFKKRPNKSAKSTKQTQ